The following are from one region of the Hydrogenophaga sp. BPS33 genome:
- a CDS encoding peptidoglycan D,D-transpeptidase FtsI family protein: MARNSRSINYSASPLLASRTPVWRSKFIVAGLAVAFAGLAGRAAYVQVFGNDFFQRQGEVRFARTLELPANRGRVLDRNGLILASSVVAQSIWAIPEDVDRSDPKLRQLAKLLEMPLADLRKRLGDDDKTFVWIKRQVDAPVAKEIAALGIKGIYQRREYKRQYPEGEAAAHVVGFTNVEDIGQEGVELAFNQKLAGKPGSRRVIKDRLGRVVEDVRDVVPPVDGPDLQLSIDSKVQYFAYQKLKDAVMQHKARAGSVIVVDTVTGEVLALANYPSYNPNRRVNLTGEQLRNRVLTDSFEPGSTMKPFIVTLALDKGLVTPNTPIHTAPGRITIGGSTISDSHAYDVLTVSQVIQKSSNVGTVKMAMQMSPREMWETYAQAGFGQKPQVPFPGAVTGRLRPYKTWRPIEQATMSYGYGLSASLFQISQAYTIFAHDGELIPLTLQKTEEPAQGVRVFSAKNTIAVRQMLGLAAGPGGTGSRAQTMGYSVGGKSGTAHKQEGKGYASNKYRSWFVGLAPLESPRIVVAVMLDEPSNGQYFGGLVAAPVFSETVQQTLRILGVQPDINVKPQIVTEVVEESF; the protein is encoded by the coding sequence ATGGCACGCAACAGCCGCAGCATCAACTACTCCGCCAGTCCCTTGCTGGCCAGCCGCACCCCGGTGTGGCGCAGCAAGTTCATCGTGGCCGGGTTGGCCGTGGCCTTCGCGGGCCTGGCGGGCCGTGCCGCCTACGTGCAGGTGTTCGGCAACGACTTCTTCCAGCGCCAGGGCGAGGTGCGTTTCGCGCGCACGCTGGAGTTGCCGGCCAACCGCGGTCGCGTGCTCGACCGCAATGGCCTCATCCTCGCCTCCAGCGTGGTGGCGCAGAGCATCTGGGCCATTCCCGAAGACGTGGACCGTTCCGACCCGAAGCTGCGCCAGCTCGCCAAGCTGCTGGAGATGCCGCTGGCCGACCTGCGCAAGCGCCTGGGCGACGACGACAAGACCTTCGTGTGGATCAAGCGCCAGGTGGACGCGCCGGTGGCCAAGGAAATTGCGGCGCTCGGCATCAAGGGCATCTACCAGCGCCGGGAGTACAAGCGCCAATACCCGGAAGGCGAAGCCGCGGCCCATGTGGTGGGCTTCACCAACGTGGAAGACATCGGCCAGGAAGGCGTGGAACTCGCGTTCAACCAGAAGCTCGCAGGCAAGCCGGGCTCGCGCCGCGTGATCAAGGACCGCCTGGGCCGCGTGGTGGAAGACGTGCGCGACGTGGTGCCACCGGTGGACGGCCCGGATCTGCAGCTGTCGATCGACAGCAAGGTGCAGTACTTCGCGTACCAGAAGCTCAAGGACGCGGTGATGCAGCACAAGGCGCGCGCGGGCAGCGTGATCGTGGTCGACACGGTCACGGGCGAAGTGCTCGCGCTGGCCAACTACCCGAGCTACAACCCGAACCGGCGCGTGAACCTCACGGGCGAGCAACTGCGCAACCGCGTGCTCACCGACAGTTTCGAGCCTGGCTCGACCATGAAGCCCTTCATCGTCACCCTGGCGCTGGACAAAGGCCTGGTCACGCCCAACACGCCCATCCACACCGCGCCCGGTCGCATCACCATCGGCGGCTCCACCATCAGCGATTCGCACGCCTACGACGTGCTGACGGTCTCGCAGGTGATCCAGAAGTCGAGCAACGTGGGCACGGTCAAGATGGCCATGCAGATGAGCCCGCGCGAGATGTGGGAAACCTACGCGCAGGCCGGCTTCGGCCAGAAGCCGCAGGTGCCGTTCCCCGGTGCGGTCACGGGTCGTTTGCGTCCCTACAAGACCTGGCGTCCGATCGAGCAGGCCACCATGAGCTATGGCTATGGCCTGTCGGCTTCGCTGTTCCAGATCTCGCAGGCGTACACCATCTTCGCGCACGATGGCGAGCTGATTCCCCTGACCTTGCAGAAGACCGAAGAGCCGGCGCAAGGCGTGCGCGTGTTCAGCGCAAAGAACACCATCGCCGTGCGCCAGATGCTGGGCCTGGCGGCCGGCCCCGGCGGCACCGGCTCGCGCGCGCAGACCATGGGCTACTCCGTGGGCGGCAAGAGCGGCACCGCACACAAGCAAGAGGGCAAGGGCTACGCCAGCAACAAGTACCGCAGCTGGTTCGTCGGCCTGGCGCCGCTGGAGTCGCCGCGCATCGTGGTCGCGGTGATGCTCGACGAGCCCAGCAACGGCCAGTACTTCGGCGGCCTGGTCGCCGCGCCCGTCTTCAGCGAGACGGTGCAGCAGACGCTGCGCATTCTCGGCGTGCAGCCCGACATCAACGTGAAGCCTCAGATCGTCACCGAAGTGGTGGAGGAATCCTTCTGA
- the ftsL gene encoding cell division protein FtsL: protein MIRLNLALLAAVIASAFYLVHTQYESRRLYTALDRSKAQAHKLESEHEQLQVQKRAQATPARVQGLASRQLQMRPVTPGITQYVTVFEPQAATTEGER from the coding sequence ATGATCCGTCTGAATCTGGCCTTGCTGGCGGCGGTGATCGCCAGTGCCTTCTACCTGGTGCACACGCAGTACGAATCGCGCCGTCTCTACACCGCGCTGGACCGCTCCAAGGCGCAGGCGCACAAGCTGGAGTCGGAGCACGAGCAGTTGCAGGTGCAAAAGCGCGCACAGGCCACGCCCGCGCGCGTGCAAGGCCTGGCATCGCGCCAGTTGCAGATGCGGCCCGTGACGCCGGGCATCACACAGTACGTCACGGTGTTCGAGCCGCAGGCCGCCACCACCGAAGGGGAGCGTTGA
- the rsmH gene encoding 16S rRNA (cytosine(1402)-N(4))-methyltransferase RsmH, which translates to MQSAWTHQTVLLNEAVQALDINPDGHYVDATFGRGGHSRRILEQLSRKGRLTVFDKDPLAVQSAQELAALDGRLSIRHEGFSHLGELGGASADGLLMDLGVSSPQIDDPERGFSFRHDGPLDMRMDTTRGQSVAQWLETAEVSTLAEVIRDYGEERFAQPIAKAIDRRRQERGPFRTTGELAEVVAGAVKTREPGKDPATRTFQAFRIFINAELEELQQALEASLSVLRPGGKLVVISFHSLEDRMVKQFMARHSRAVVDRRVPFAEPAPMALCSLKRVMPSDAEVQANPRSRSAVMRVAERTEAPV; encoded by the coding sequence GTGCAAAGCGCATGGACCCATCAAACCGTCCTGTTGAACGAGGCTGTGCAGGCCTTGGACATCAACCCGGACGGGCACTACGTCGACGCCACCTTCGGCCGCGGCGGGCATTCGCGCCGGATCCTCGAGCAGCTCTCCCGCAAGGGTCGGTTGACCGTCTTCGACAAAGATCCACTGGCGGTGCAGTCTGCGCAGGAACTGGCGGCCCTCGATGGCCGCTTGTCCATTCGGCACGAAGGCTTCAGCCACCTGGGGGAACTGGGGGGCGCGAGCGCGGATGGGCTTCTGATGGATCTGGGCGTGAGCTCCCCGCAGATCGACGACCCCGAACGGGGTTTTTCTTTTCGCCACGACGGCCCGCTGGACATGCGCATGGACACCACGCGCGGCCAGAGCGTGGCGCAGTGGCTGGAAACGGCAGAAGTCTCAACCCTGGCGGAGGTCATTCGTGACTATGGCGAAGAACGGTTTGCTCAACCGATTGCAAAGGCGATTGATCGTCGCCGACAGGAACGGGGCCCTTTTCGAACCACCGGCGAGCTGGCCGAAGTCGTGGCTGGCGCGGTCAAAACCCGCGAGCCGGGCAAGGACCCTGCAACGCGCACATTTCAGGCTTTTCGGATTTTCATCAACGCCGAGCTTGAAGAGCTGCAACAAGCCCTAGAGGCCAGTCTGAGCGTATTGCGTCCGGGAGGAAAACTGGTGGTGATCAGCTTCCATTCGCTCGAAGACCGCATGGTCAAGCAGTTCATGGCACGCCATTCGCGCGCCGTGGTGGACCGCCGCGTACCCTTTGCCGAACCCGCGCCCATGGCGCTGTGCAGCCTCAAGCGCGTGATGCCTTCGGATGCCGAGGTGCAGGCCAATCCGCGCTCGCGCAGCGCCGTGATGCGCGTGGCCGAACGCACGGAGGCGCCGGTATGA
- the mraZ gene encoding division/cell wall cluster transcriptional repressor MraZ translates to MFQGASSLSLDAKGRLSMPTRHRDALGAALTITKHPHGCLMVFPRTAWEQFRERIANLPMSAQWWKRIFLGNAMDVEMDGSGRLLVSPELRAGAGISKDVVLLGMGAHFELWDAQVYAAQEAEAMKAEMPDVFKDFSF, encoded by the coding sequence GTGTTCCAAGGCGCGTCCTCTCTCAGTCTCGATGCCAAGGGTCGGCTTTCCATGCCGACCCGGCACCGTGACGCCCTGGGCGCGGCACTGACCATCACCAAACACCCCCACGGCTGCCTGATGGTATTTCCGCGCACCGCCTGGGAGCAATTCCGCGAACGCATTGCCAACTTGCCCATGTCGGCCCAGTGGTGGAAGCGCATTTTTCTGGGCAACGCGATGGACGTGGAAATGGATGGTTCGGGCCGCTTGTTGGTTTCGCCGGAACTGCGCGCGGGCGCGGGCATCAGCAAGGACGTGGTGCTGCTCGGCATGGGCGCGCACTTCGAACTGTGGGATGCGCAGGTGTATGCCGCGCAGGAAGCCGAAGCCATGAAGGCCGAGATGCCCGATGTCTTCAAGGACTTTTCTTTCTAA
- the hslU gene encoding ATP-dependent protease ATPase subunit HslU, whose product MSSMTPQEIVSELDRFIIGQKGAKRAVAIALRNRWRRQHVDEKLRPEITPKNILMIGPTGVGKTEIARRLARLADAPFIKVEATKFTEVGYVGKDVDSIIRDLAEIAIKQTREVEMRKQRVRAEDAAEDRVLDILIPPARATAAEPASAVAAPESTARQTFRKKLREGQLDDREIEVDLAEPRPTMEIMGPAGMEDMAEQLRGMFSQMGAGRRQTRKLKIGEAMKLLIDEEAGKLVNEEEIKTRALHNAEQNGIVFIDEIDKVTSRSDGGGSGEVSRQGVQRDLLPLVEGTSVTTKYGIVKTDHILFIASGAFHLAKPSDLIPELQGRFPIRVELQSLSVDDFEAILTQTHASLVRQYQALLETEGVTLSFAPEGIRQLAQIACDVNERTENIGARRLATVMERLLDEVSFDASRLQGQTITIDAAYVNGRLAELSRNEDLSRYIL is encoded by the coding sequence ATGTCGTCCATGACCCCGCAAGAAATCGTCTCCGAGCTGGACCGTTTCATCATCGGCCAGAAGGGCGCCAAGCGCGCCGTGGCCATTGCGCTGCGCAACCGCTGGCGGCGCCAGCATGTCGATGAGAAGCTGCGGCCCGAGATCACGCCCAAGAACATCCTCATGATCGGCCCCACCGGTGTGGGCAAGACCGAAATCGCGCGGCGCCTGGCGCGACTGGCGGACGCACCCTTCATCAAGGTCGAGGCCACGAAATTCACCGAAGTCGGCTACGTGGGCAAGGATGTCGACAGCATCATCCGCGACCTGGCGGAGATCGCCATCAAGCAGACCCGCGAGGTCGAGATGCGCAAGCAGCGCGTGCGGGCCGAGGATGCGGCCGAAGACCGCGTCCTCGACATCCTCATTCCACCTGCGCGGGCCACCGCTGCAGAACCGGCCAGTGCCGTGGCCGCGCCCGAGAGCACCGCGCGCCAAACCTTCCGCAAGAAGCTGCGCGAGGGCCAACTGGACGACCGCGAGATCGAGGTCGACCTGGCCGAGCCGCGCCCGACCATGGAAATCATGGGGCCGGCCGGCATGGAAGACATGGCCGAACAATTGCGTGGCATGTTCAGCCAGATGGGCGCTGGCCGGCGCCAGACGCGCAAGCTCAAGATTGGCGAGGCCATGAAGCTGCTGATCGACGAGGAAGCGGGCAAGCTGGTCAACGAAGAAGAGATCAAGACGCGCGCCCTGCACAACGCCGAGCAGAACGGCATCGTGTTCATCGACGAGATCGACAAGGTGACCTCGCGCAGCGATGGCGGTGGCAGCGGCGAGGTGTCGCGCCAGGGCGTGCAGCGCGATCTGCTGCCGCTGGTGGAAGGCACCTCGGTGACCACCAAGTACGGCATCGTCAAGACCGACCACATCCTGTTCATCGCCAGCGGCGCCTTCCATCTGGCCAAGCCGAGCGACCTGATCCCCGAGCTGCAGGGGCGCTTTCCGATCCGCGTGGAGCTGCAGTCGCTGTCGGTGGACGACTTCGAAGCCATCCTCACGCAGACCCACGCCTCGCTGGTGCGCCAGTACCAGGCGCTGCTGGAAACCGAAGGCGTCACGTTGTCGTTCGCACCCGAAGGCATTCGCCAGCTGGCGCAGATTGCCTGCGACGTGAACGAGCGCACCGAGAACATCGGCGCGCGCCGCCTGGCCACGGTGATGGAGCGTCTGCTCGACGAAGTGAGCTTCGACGCCTCTCGCCTGCAGGGCCAGACCATCACCATCGACGCGGCCTATGTCAACGGCAGGCTGGCCGAACTCAGCCGCAACGAAGACCTCTCGCGCTACATTCTTTGA
- the hslV gene encoding ATP-dependent protease subunit HslV translates to MESFHGTTIVCVRRETPQGVQVAIGGDGQVTLGNIVVKGTARKVRKLYNDQVLAGFAGATADAFTLFERFEAKLEKHQGHLVRAAIELTKEWRTDRVLRRLEAMLAVGDRTAALIITGNGDVLEPEHGIVAIGSGGAYAQAAAKALIDHTELSAEDVVRKSLAIAGELCIYTNMNHTVEVL, encoded by the coding sequence ATGGAATCTTTTCACGGAACCACCATCGTTTGCGTGCGCCGCGAGACGCCGCAAGGTGTGCAAGTCGCCATTGGCGGTGACGGCCAGGTCACCCTGGGCAACATCGTCGTCAAGGGCACAGCCCGCAAGGTGCGCAAGCTCTACAACGACCAGGTGCTGGCCGGGTTTGCCGGTGCCACCGCCGACGCCTTCACCTTGTTCGAGCGCTTCGAAGCCAAGCTCGAAAAACACCAGGGCCACCTGGTGCGTGCGGCGATCGAACTCACCAAGGAGTGGCGCACCGACCGCGTGCTGCGCCGCCTGGAAGCCATGCTCGCCGTGGGCGACCGCACGGCGGCGCTGATCATCACCGGCAATGGCGACGTGCTCGAACCCGAGCACGGCATCGTGGCCATCGGCTCCGGCGGTGCCTATGCGCAGGCCGCGGCCAAGGCCCTGATCGACCACACCGAGCTGAGCGCCGAAGACGTGGTGCGCAAGTCGCTCGCCATCGCCGGTGAGCTGTGCATCTACACCAACATGAACCACACCGTGGAAGTGCTCTGA
- a CDS encoding STAS domain-containing protein, producing MSKDDSNGGFLSKVVRFVRHPTTSWSDLDTRAADRESEYSKAALKEMIERKRRNDFVRKREFDMLRKIRSREGTGAEGPGMRPSFFQSSLPSKPDDRAETLKKIDEIEAQMSMQWWKTKGPDSLVSTGSGLNTQAQLPGSAQPKSRAAPEAVAQPDLNARQRKAQYDETEPGPLHHAASTAPAPLSLNEPALKIPTAAAAAAHHTQDALDTVPAAPPSLVRTGLMAPTASSDAGTTGFSASRFYALDVQEIAHDPEVEEAAIRFANGDDAGAEQGLLEVLGEGGAKAGHTEDWLALFDLYRATGQLAPFESRAVDFVNRFSRSAPQWYDMPGAVSSMTGKTYTPSSGPNRAVWASEPELDAHAVGTLQNVLLRAPQPWVLDWTPLESMDLKAARALLGIFTLWGDQQTELRFMGASNFRELLKRQTPSGRRDVEQLWWELRMAVLRVMNRPDEFELTALDFCVTYEVSPPGWEKPRAQYVSLSSEKPGEAGQSVLGESVLEQVPSVFTGLDSQQDSQPSGFNQLGLVELSGEIRGDPQSTLEELERRIQGADVLIISCRNLIRVDFSAAGTLLNWVSDHHANGRTVQFVDVHRLVSAFFNVIGITEYAKVVVRVD from the coding sequence ATGTCCAAGGACGATTCCAACGGCGGCTTCTTGTCCAAGGTGGTGAGGTTCGTGCGCCACCCCACCACGAGTTGGTCGGACCTCGACACCCGGGCGGCCGACCGCGAGAGCGAGTACAGCAAGGCCGCGCTCAAGGAAATGATCGAGCGCAAGCGCCGCAACGACTTCGTGCGCAAGCGCGAATTCGACATGCTGCGCAAGATCCGCAGCCGCGAAGGCACGGGTGCCGAAGGTCCGGGCATGCGCCCGTCGTTCTTCCAGAGCAGCCTGCCTTCCAAGCCGGACGACCGGGCCGAGACCTTGAAGAAGATCGACGAGATCGAAGCCCAGATGTCGATGCAATGGTGGAAGACCAAGGGCCCAGACTCCCTGGTCAGCACCGGTTCCGGGCTCAACACCCAGGCGCAACTGCCTGGGAGCGCGCAGCCCAAATCCCGCGCGGCGCCCGAGGCCGTCGCGCAACCCGATCTCAATGCCCGGCAGCGCAAGGCGCAGTACGACGAAACCGAGCCGGGCCCCTTGCACCATGCCGCGTCCACTGCGCCGGCGCCGCTGTCGCTCAATGAGCCGGCGCTGAAGATTCCTACTGCTGCCGCCGCGGCCGCGCACCACACGCAAGACGCGCTCGACACCGTGCCCGCCGCGCCGCCGTCCCTGGTGCGCACCGGCTTGATGGCGCCCACCGCCTCCAGCGATGCGGGCACCACGGGTTTTTCCGCGTCGCGTTTCTACGCCCTCGACGTTCAGGAAATCGCCCACGATCCGGAGGTCGAGGAGGCCGCGATCCGTTTTGCCAACGGCGATGACGCCGGGGCCGAGCAAGGTTTGCTGGAGGTGCTGGGCGAGGGTGGGGCGAAGGCCGGCCACACCGAGGATTGGCTGGCCCTGTTCGATCTGTACCGCGCTACCGGACAGCTCGCGCCTTTCGAGAGCCGTGCGGTGGACTTCGTCAACCGCTTCAGCCGTTCCGCGCCCCAGTGGTATGACATGCCCGGCGCGGTCTCCAGCATGACAGGCAAGACCTACACACCGTCGAGCGGCCCCAACCGTGCCGTCTGGGCCAGCGAGCCCGAGCTGGATGCGCATGCCGTGGGCACGCTGCAGAACGTGCTGCTGCGCGCGCCACAACCCTGGGTGCTGGATTGGACGCCCCTGGAGAGCATGGACCTCAAGGCCGCGCGCGCTTTGCTGGGCATCTTCACGCTCTGGGGCGATCAGCAGACCGAGTTGCGCTTCATGGGTGCGAGCAACTTCCGCGAACTGCTCAAGCGCCAAACGCCCTCGGGCCGGCGCGATGTGGAGCAACTCTGGTGGGAGTTGCGCATGGCGGTGCTGCGCGTGATGAATCGGCCCGACGAATTCGAGTTGACCGCGCTGGACTTCTGCGTGACCTACGAGGTCTCGCCTCCCGGGTGGGAGAAGCCGCGCGCGCAATACGTATCGCTCTCCAGCGAGAAGCCTGGCGAAGCCGGCCAATCGGTGTTGGGCGAGTCGGTGCTGGAACAGGTCCCCTCTGTGTTCACCGGCCTGGACTCGCAGCAGGACAGCCAGCCGAGCGGGTTCAACCAGCTGGGCCTGGTGGAGCTGTCGGGCGAGATCCGTGGTGATCCACAGTCCACACTGGAAGAGCTCGAGCGCCGCATCCAGGGCGCGGACGTGCTCATCATTTCCTGTCGCAACCTCATCCGCGTGGACTTCTCTGCCGCGGGTACCCTGCTCAACTGGGTGTCCGACCACCACGCCAATGGGCGCACCGTGCAGTTCGTGGACGTGCACCGCCTGGTGTCGGCATTCTTCAACGTCATCGGCATCACCGAATACGCCAAGGTCGTCGTGCGCGTCGACTGA
- the dksA gene encoding RNA polymerase-binding protein DksA, whose product MKAPATKTAKSGKPAASAAKKSTVVSPTKKPAAKKPAVKAVAKPASKTAAKTARTLPKAAPKAPAKTKVVAKVAAKAVPKATVKPAAKPTHTTSKPAVPTKSVQAPAKKSAAKATTKAPGPSVPLSAAPATTTHAAAAKRPSAAPAQAVIEPAPRPLGKRAAKKVMMEQMAQAEVVPTHAPDAAKATFSHMNERAVMTPPVPSSIQKDPKRANNWKTLPVEQLTDPDIQAMPDGEYMSDLQLAYFRRKLSQLKSDMLANAGETTEHLREDTVVVPDPADRATIEEEHALELRTRDRERKLLKKIEQAIARIDAGDYGYCEETGEPIGVGRLMARPTASLSLEAQQRRELKQKMFGD is encoded by the coding sequence GTGAAAGCCCCGGCTACCAAGACTGCGAAATCAGGCAAACCTGCGGCGTCGGCGGCCAAGAAGAGCACGGTGGTTTCCCCAACCAAGAAGCCGGCGGCCAAAAAGCCAGCCGTGAAGGCCGTCGCCAAGCCGGCGTCCAAGACCGCAGCCAAGACTGCGCGCACGCTCCCGAAGGCAGCTCCCAAGGCCCCCGCCAAAACCAAGGTGGTGGCCAAGGTGGCCGCCAAGGCGGTGCCCAAGGCAACGGTCAAACCCGCAGCCAAACCCACTCACACGACGAGCAAACCCGCTGTTCCCACCAAGAGTGTCCAAGCTCCGGCCAAGAAGTCCGCCGCAAAAGCCACTACCAAAGCCCCTGGACCTTCTGTGCCCCTCTCTGCCGCTCCTGCTACCACCACCCACGCCGCCGCCGCCAAGCGTCCATCGGCCGCTCCGGCGCAGGCCGTGATCGAGCCCGCGCCACGCCCTTTGGGCAAGCGCGCGGCCAAAAAGGTCATGATGGAGCAGATGGCGCAGGCGGAGGTGGTTCCCACCCATGCCCCGGACGCCGCCAAGGCGACCTTTTCTCATATGAATGAACGTGCCGTGATGACCCCACCCGTGCCCTCCTCGATCCAGAAGGATCCCAAGCGCGCCAACAACTGGAAAACCCTTCCGGTTGAGCAACTCACCGATCCCGACATCCAGGCGATGCCCGACGGCGAGTACATGAGCGATCTGCAGTTGGCGTATTTCCGCCGCAAGCTCTCCCAGCTCAAATCCGACATGCTGGCCAACGCGGGCGAAACCACCGAGCACCTGCGCGAAGACACGGTGGTGGTGCCCGATCCCGCCGACCGCGCCACCATCGAAGAAGAGCATGCGCTGGAGTTGCGCACGCGCGATCGTGAACGCAAATTGCTCAAGAAGATCGAGCAGGCGATTGCCCGCATCGACGCGGGTGATTACGGTTACTGCGAAGAAACCGGCGAGCCCATTGGCGTGGGCCGGCTGATGGCCCGCCCCACGGCCAGCCTCTCGCTGGAAGCCCAGCAGCGCCGCGAACTCAAACAGAAGATGTTCGGGGACTGA
- a CDS encoding CobW family GTP-binding protein produces MSLIPATILTGFLGSGKTTLLKRVLSEAHGQKIAVVENEFGEENIDNEILVADTQENIIQMSNGCICCTIRDDLRTTLQDLAQKKRKGELDFERVVIETTGLADPGPVAQTFFMDDEIAEQYLLDSILTLVDAKHAAEQLNERQEARRQVGFADQIFISKADLVSEDDLGALTHRLKHMNPRAPMRPVHFGDVKLQEVFDLRGFNLNAKLDIDPDFLKADDHDHHGHDHGHDHDHHGHDHAHGEHCDHPSHQHGHGHHHHHDDDVKSFVYRADRAFSPEKLEDFLGAIVQVYGPRMLRYKGVLNMQGTDRKVIFQGVHQLMGSDLGPVWAEGEPRISKMVFIGIDLPKDILVQGLDQSLV; encoded by the coding sequence ATGTCCCTGATTCCCGCGACCATCCTCACCGGCTTCCTCGGCTCGGGGAAAACCACCTTGCTCAAACGCGTGCTCAGCGAGGCCCACGGCCAGAAGATCGCGGTGGTGGAGAACGAGTTCGGTGAAGAGAACATCGACAACGAGATCCTGGTGGCCGACACCCAGGAAAACATCATCCAGATGAGCAACGGCTGCATCTGCTGCACCATCCGCGACGACCTGCGCACCACTCTGCAGGATCTGGCGCAGAAAAAGCGCAAGGGCGAACTCGATTTCGAGCGTGTGGTGATCGAAACCACCGGCCTGGCCGATCCTGGCCCGGTGGCGCAGACCTTCTTCATGGACGACGAGATCGCCGAGCAGTACCTGCTGGACTCCATCCTTACCCTGGTCGACGCCAAGCACGCCGCCGAGCAGCTCAATGAGCGCCAGGAGGCGCGCCGCCAAGTCGGCTTTGCCGACCAGATCTTCATCAGCAAGGCCGACCTGGTGAGCGAAGACGACCTGGGCGCCCTCACGCACCGCCTGAAGCACATGAACCCGCGCGCGCCCATGCGCCCGGTGCACTTCGGCGACGTGAAGCTCCAGGAAGTGTTCGACCTGCGCGGCTTCAACCTCAATGCCAAGCTCGACATCGACCCGGACTTCCTCAAGGCCGATGACCACGACCACCACGGACACGATCACGGTCATGACCATGACCACCACGGCCACGACCATGCGCACGGCGAGCACTGCGACCACCCCTCGCACCAGCACGGCCATGGCCACCACCATCACCACGACGACGATGTGAAGAGCTTCGTCTACCGCGCCGACCGGGCGTTCAGCCCCGAAAAGCTGGAAGACTTCCTGGGCGCCATCGTGCAGGTGTACGGCCCGCGCATGCTGCGCTACAAGGGCGTGCTGAACATGCAAGGCACCGATCGCAAGGTGATCTTCCAGGGTGTGCACCAGCTCATGGGCAGCGATCTGGGGCCGGTGTGGGCCGAAGGCGAGCCGCGCATCAGCAAGATGGTGTTCATCGGCATCGATCTGCCCAAGGACATCCTGGTGCAAGGCCTGGACCAGAGCCTGGTCTGA
- a CDS encoding DsrE family protein has product MSKFLAILKALLISSVVAAGAQAQAQATAQPAIKVVYHLSDGIPQATRAIQNIRNHLAADPTAKIVVVTHGAGIDFLLDGATNAQQQSFAGSIGDLSAKGVDFFVCNNTLVARNIDAAKVAMEAKIVPSGVAEVARLQAREGYVYLRP; this is encoded by the coding sequence ATGTCCAAGTTTCTTGCCATCCTCAAAGCCCTGTTGATCAGCAGCGTGGTGGCCGCCGGCGCCCAGGCGCAGGCCCAGGCCACGGCGCAGCCGGCGATCAAGGTCGTGTACCACCTGAGCGATGGCATTCCCCAGGCCACGCGTGCGATCCAGAACATCCGCAACCACCTCGCCGCCGATCCCACGGCCAAGATCGTCGTGGTCACCCACGGCGCGGGCATCGACTTCCTGCTCGACGGTGCTACCAATGCGCAGCAGCAGTCGTTTGCCGGCTCCATCGGCGATCTCTCGGCCAAGGGCGTGGACTTCTTCGTCTGCAACAACACCCTGGTGGCCCGCAACATCGACGCGGCCAAGGTCGCCATGGAAGCCAAGATCGTGCCCTCGGGCGTGGCCGAAGTGGCCCGCCTGCAGGCGCGCGAAGGCTACGTGTACCTGCGTCCTTGA